A genomic stretch from Serratia entomophila includes:
- the katG gene encoding catalase/peroxidase HPI, translating to MTTESKCPFSGGGNQPTPQNGPSNQDWWPNQLSLKPLHLHSPLSDPMDKDFNYADAFNSLNLAAVKQDLHALMTDSQEWWPADFGHYGGLFIRMAWHSAGTYRIGDGRGGAGEGQQRFAPLNSWPDNVSLDKARRLLWPIKQKYGRNISWADLLVLTGNVALESMGFKTFGYAGGRADTWEPDDVYWGSEKIWLELSGGPNSRYSGDRDLEKPLAAVQMGLIYVNPEGPDGNPDPVAAARDIRETFARMAMNDEETVALIAGGHTFGKTHGAGPASHVGADPESAGLESQGLGWHSTFGTGVGKDAITSGLEVTWTTTPTRWNHDFFRHLFEYEWELTQSPAGAHQWVAKDVGETIPDAFDPNKKRRPTMLTTDLSLRFDPVYEKISRRFYEHPEELADAFARAWFKLTHRDMGPRARYLGPEVPAEQLIWQDPVPAVNHPLIDQQDIAALKSQVLAAGLPISALVSTAWASASSFRGSDKRGGANGARIRLAPQKDWAVNQPAQLVQTLGTLERIQRAFNDAQPGDKRVSLADLIVLAGCAGVEQAAKNAGLQLQVPFAPGRTDASQEQTDVESFEAMEPAADGFRNFLKGKYQVPAEVLLVDKAQLLTLTAPEMTVLVGGLRVLGANVGDAKHGVFTDRPQALTNDFFANLLDMGTTWHPVGDDGIFEGRDRHSGAVKWTGTRVDLVFGSHAQLRALAEVYGSADAQEKFAHDFVAAWNKVMNLDRFDLA from the coding sequence ATGACAACTGAAAGCAAATGCCCATTTTCGGGCGGCGGTAACCAACCCACGCCACAGAACGGCCCTTCGAACCAGGACTGGTGGCCAAACCAACTCAGCCTGAAGCCGCTGCACCTGCACTCCCCCCTGTCCGACCCGATGGATAAAGATTTCAACTACGCCGACGCCTTCAACAGCCTCAACCTGGCCGCCGTCAAACAGGATCTGCACGCTCTGATGACCGATTCCCAGGAATGGTGGCCGGCGGACTTCGGCCACTACGGCGGCCTGTTCATCCGCATGGCCTGGCACAGCGCCGGCACCTACCGCATCGGCGACGGCCGCGGCGGCGCGGGCGAAGGCCAACAGCGCTTTGCGCCGCTCAACAGCTGGCCGGACAACGTCAGCCTCGACAAGGCGCGCCGCCTGCTGTGGCCGATCAAACAGAAATACGGCCGCAACATATCCTGGGCCGACCTGCTGGTGCTGACCGGCAACGTGGCGCTGGAATCGATGGGCTTCAAAACCTTCGGCTATGCCGGCGGCCGCGCCGACACCTGGGAACCGGACGACGTCTACTGGGGCTCGGAAAAAATTTGGCTGGAGCTGAGCGGCGGGCCGAACAGCCGCTACTCTGGCGACCGAGACCTTGAGAAGCCGCTGGCTGCGGTGCAGATGGGCCTGATCTACGTCAACCCGGAAGGCCCGGACGGCAACCCCGATCCGGTCGCCGCGGCGCGCGACATCCGCGAAACCTTCGCCCGCATGGCGATGAATGACGAAGAGACCGTGGCGCTGATCGCCGGCGGCCATACCTTCGGCAAGACCCACGGCGCCGGCCCGGCGAGCCACGTAGGCGCCGATCCTGAAAGCGCAGGGCTGGAGTCCCAGGGACTCGGCTGGCACAGCACCTTCGGCACCGGCGTGGGCAAGGACGCGATCACCAGCGGCCTTGAGGTCACCTGGACCACCACCCCGACCCGATGGAACCACGACTTCTTCAGGCACCTGTTCGAATACGAATGGGAGCTGACGCAAAGCCCGGCCGGCGCTCACCAGTGGGTGGCGAAGGACGTTGGCGAGACCATCCCCGACGCCTTCGATCCGAACAAAAAGCGCCGCCCGACCATGTTGACCACCGACCTGTCGCTGCGCTTCGACCCGGTTTACGAAAAAATTTCGCGCCGCTTCTACGAGCACCCCGAGGAGCTCGCCGACGCCTTCGCCCGCGCCTGGTTCAAGCTGACCCACCGCGATATGGGGCCGCGCGCCCGCTACCTCGGCCCGGAAGTGCCGGCGGAACAGCTGATTTGGCAAGATCCGGTGCCGGCGGTCAACCATCCGCTGATCGACCAGCAGGACATCGCCGCGCTGAAAAGCCAGGTGCTGGCCGCCGGTCTGCCGATCTCGGCGCTGGTTTCCACCGCCTGGGCTTCGGCCTCCAGCTTCCGCGGCTCCGACAAACGCGGCGGCGCCAACGGGGCCCGCATTCGCCTGGCACCGCAGAAAGACTGGGCGGTCAACCAACCGGCTCAGCTGGTGCAGACGCTGGGCACGCTGGAACGCATTCAGCGCGCCTTCAATGATGCCCAACCGGGTGACAAACGCGTCTCGCTGGCGGACCTGATCGTGCTGGCCGGCTGTGCGGGCGTGGAGCAAGCGGCGAAAAACGCCGGTCTCCAGCTGCAGGTGCCTTTCGCGCCGGGCCGCACCGACGCCAGCCAGGAGCAGACCGACGTCGAGTCCTTCGAGGCGATGGAACCGGCAGCCGACGGCTTCCGCAACTTCCTGAAGGGCAAATACCAGGTGCCGGCCGAGGTGCTGCTGGTGGACAAAGCGCAGCTGCTGACGCTGACCGCGCCGGAAATGACCGTACTGGTCGGCGGGCTGCGGGTGCTGGGCGCCAACGTCGGCGATGCCAAACACGGCGTCTTCACCGATCGGCCGCAGGCGCTGACCAACGACTTCTTCGCCAACCTGCTGGACATGGGCACCACCTGGCACCCGGTCGGCGATGACGGGATCTTCGAGGGGCGTGACCGCCACAGCGGCGCCGTCAAGTGGACCGGCACGCGCGTCGATCTGGTGTTCGGTTCGCACGCGCAGCTGCGCGCCCTGGCCGAAGTCTACGGCAGCGCAGACGCGCAGGAGAAGTTCGCGCACGACTTCGTCGCCGCCTGGAATAAGGTGATGAACCTCGATCGTTTCGATCTGGCGTAA
- a CDS encoding LysR family transcriptional regulator has protein sequence MDSLSGIQAFVLVAETRSFSAAGRLLGVSSSAMGKSVARMEQRLGVRLFHRSTRSITLTAEGAQFLERCRRILAEIAAAELELADSRAAPRGKLRISLPLVSGLMLPVLTDFMHHYPDIALDVDFTDRLVDIVEEGFDAVVRTGEPADSRLMSRRLGRFRLMLVAAPDYLLRRGLPQTPQDLLNHACLQHKFPSSGRFEPWPLRHLPDEAPLELPATMICNTTEALVQVAQAGLGIACLPDFMVREPLRRGALQQVLAQYTEHQGAFRIVWPSSKYLAPKLRVFIDFLSERLFPTEGA, from the coding sequence ATGGACAGTCTCAGCGGCATTCAGGCCTTCGTGCTGGTGGCGGAAACCCGCAGTTTTTCCGCCGCCGGGCGGCTGTTGGGCGTTTCATCCTCGGCAATGGGCAAAAGCGTGGCGCGCATGGAACAGCGCCTCGGGGTGCGGTTGTTCCACCGCAGCACCCGCAGCATTACGTTGACGGCGGAGGGGGCGCAGTTTCTCGAACGTTGCCGGCGCATTCTGGCGGAGATCGCTGCGGCAGAGCTGGAGCTGGCCGACAGCCGGGCGGCGCCGCGCGGCAAGCTGCGCATCAGCCTGCCGTTGGTGAGCGGGCTGATGCTGCCGGTGCTGACGGATTTTATGCATCATTATCCGGACATTGCGCTGGACGTGGATTTTACCGATCGCCTGGTTGATATCGTCGAAGAAGGGTTTGACGCGGTGGTGCGCACCGGTGAACCGGCCGACTCGCGGCTGATGTCGCGCAGGCTGGGCCGCTTCCGGCTGATGCTGGTGGCGGCGCCCGATTATCTCCTGCGGCGCGGCCTGCCGCAGACGCCGCAGGATTTGTTGAACCACGCCTGCCTGCAGCATAAATTTCCGAGTTCGGGGCGTTTCGAACCCTGGCCACTGCGGCACCTGCCGGATGAGGCACCGCTGGAGCTGCCGGCGACCATGATTTGCAATACCACCGAGGCGTTGGTCCAGGTGGCGCAGGCCGGTCTGGGGATCGCCTGCCTGCCGGATTTTATGGTGCGGGAGCCGCTGCGGCGCGGCGCGCTGCAACAGGTGCTGGCGCAGTACACCGAGCATCAGGGCGCCTTTCGCATCGTCTGGCCGTCGAGTAAATATCTGGCGCCCAAGCTGCGGGTGTTTATCGACTTTCTCAGCGAAAGGTTGTTTCCGACGGAAGGAGCGTGA
- a CDS encoding MFS transporter produces the protein MTQITSTADRTSLREWLQLLAACLTGILIPLSFTGPAVVLPSIGHALGGSAAQLSWVVNGYILTYGSAMMAAGSLTDIYGRKRVWLLGLAAFAAVTLIIPYAPSVIGIDALRLVQGLAGAAAFAGAMSSLAQSFHGPLRTRVFSLLGTTFGIGLAFGPLAAGWLADALSWRWVFIATALIALLGVALVLRHADESRDPHAAGLDWPGAAAFTAALALFTYAILLAPEHGWSNAAVLAPLLASLAVFIAFVFIEKRVARPMLDLSLFSSPRFIGVQVLAASPAFFFVILIVMLPGRFIGIDGLSALAAGKSMIALAAPLLVVPFVAALLARHITAGALSALGLLLVAAGLAWLAGELPQGASGLMAPMALIGVGIGLPWGLMDGMAVSVVEKQRAGMATGIFNAVRVSADGIAIAIVGALLATLIQGGLQNALHGGIDPQRLAEAASRAALGDIETLPGQRALMLQNYNDALRTLLYSLSAASVATALLVFALLGRQHAQGAE, from the coding sequence ATGACGCAAATCACCTCCACCGCAGACCGCACCTCCCTTCGCGAATGGCTACAGCTGCTGGCCGCCTGCCTGACCGGCATTCTCATCCCGCTGAGCTTCACCGGCCCGGCGGTGGTGCTGCCCTCGATTGGCCATGCGCTGGGCGGCAGCGCTGCGCAGCTGAGCTGGGTGGTCAACGGTTACATCCTGACCTACGGCAGCGCCATGATGGCCGCCGGCAGCCTGACCGATATCTATGGGCGGAAAAGAGTCTGGCTGTTGGGGCTGGCGGCCTTCGCCGCCGTCACCCTGATTATCCCCTATGCCCCTTCCGTTATCGGCATCGATGCGCTGCGGCTGGTCCAGGGATTGGCGGGCGCCGCCGCCTTCGCCGGCGCCATGTCGTCGCTGGCGCAAAGCTTCCACGGCCCGTTGCGCACCCGGGTATTCAGCCTGTTGGGCACCACCTTCGGCATCGGGCTGGCGTTCGGCCCGTTGGCCGCCGGCTGGCTGGCGGATGCTCTCAGCTGGCGCTGGGTTTTCATCGCCACCGCCCTGATCGCCTTGCTGGGCGTGGCGCTGGTGTTGCGGCATGCCGACGAATCCCGCGATCCGCACGCGGCAGGCCTCGACTGGCCAGGCGCCGCCGCGTTCACCGCTGCGCTGGCGCTGTTCACCTACGCCATTTTGCTGGCACCTGAGCATGGCTGGAGCAATGCCGCCGTTCTGGCGCCATTGCTGGCGTCGCTGGCGGTCTTCATTGCCTTCGTGTTTATCGAAAAACGCGTGGCGCGCCCGATGCTCGATTTGTCGCTATTCAGCAGCCCGCGTTTTATCGGGGTGCAGGTGCTCGCCGCGTCGCCGGCCTTCTTCTTCGTCATTCTGATCGTGATGCTGCCGGGCCGCTTTATCGGCATAGACGGCCTGAGCGCCCTGGCCGCCGGCAAAAGCATGATCGCCCTGGCGGCGCCGCTGCTGGTAGTGCCCTTTGTAGCGGCGCTGCTGGCGCGGCACATCACCGCAGGTGCGCTCTCCGCCCTGGGGTTATTGCTGGTTGCCGCGGGCCTGGCCTGGCTGGCCGGGGAATTGCCGCAGGGCGCCTCCGGCCTGATGGCGCCAATGGCGTTGATCGGCGTCGGAATAGGCCTGCCCTGGGGCTTGATGGACGGCATGGCGGTCAGCGTGGTGGAGAAGCAGCGCGCAGGCATGGCGACCGGCATTTTCAACGCGGTGCGCGTTTCCGCCGACGGCATCGCCATCGCCATCGTCGGCGCACTGCTGGCGACCTTGATCCAGGGAGGGTTGCAGAATGCCTTGCACGGCGGCATTGACCCGCAACGGCTGGCGGAGGCAGCCAGCCGCGCGGCGCTCGGCGATATCGAGACGCTGCCCGGCCAGCGCGCCTTGATGCTGCAGAACTATAACGACGCCTTGCGCACGCTGCTGTATAGCCTGTCGGCCGCCAGCGTGGCGACGGCGCTGCTGGTGTTCGCCCTGCTCGGGCGACAGCATGCCCAGGGGGCGGAGTGA
- a CDS encoding NAD(P)H-dependent flavin oxidoreductase: protein MTAPSAFAHELGLRYPIVQGPMNGASPPDLAVAVSNAGALGSCAAALFSPATILERVQQIRAQTAAPFNINLFLLDEQHPEIAELKRAQHLLRPFREALGLSEPEIPARFAENNRDQIAALLEAAPPVVSFTFGVLPRETVAQFKKAGSRVIGTATTVAEARAWEEAGADFVCVSGSEAGGHRPTFLGDVEQSSVGLLALIPQVAAAVKIPAIAAGGIMDGRGIAAAMLLGAQAAQLGTAFLCSPESGIAEAWRTALRTAGDDSTRLTRTFSGRPARGIVNEFMERMRPFEQQILPYPVQNALTGDIRQAAAKAGRAEFMSLWAGQGVALGRPMPAAQLVALLAEELAATRG, encoded by the coding sequence ATGACGGCACCTTCTGCTTTTGCCCATGAGCTCGGGTTGCGCTATCCGATTGTTCAGGGGCCGATGAACGGCGCTTCGCCGCCGGATTTGGCGGTGGCGGTCAGCAACGCCGGGGCGCTGGGTTCGTGCGCGGCGGCGCTGTTTTCACCGGCGACGATCCTCGAACGGGTGCAGCAGATCCGCGCGCAGACCGCCGCGCCGTTCAATATCAATCTGTTTCTCCTCGATGAACAGCACCCGGAAATCGCTGAGCTGAAGCGCGCCCAGCACCTGCTGCGGCCGTTCCGCGAAGCGCTGGGGCTGAGCGAGCCGGAAATTCCGGCCAGGTTCGCCGAAAACAACCGCGATCAGATCGCGGCGCTGCTGGAGGCCGCCCCGCCGGTGGTCAGCTTTACCTTTGGCGTGCTGCCGCGTGAAACGGTCGCGCAGTTCAAAAAAGCCGGCTCGCGGGTCATCGGCACCGCCACCACGGTGGCGGAAGCCAGAGCCTGGGAAGAGGCGGGCGCCGATTTTGTTTGCGTATCCGGCTCGGAAGCCGGTGGCCATCGGCCAACCTTCCTCGGCGATGTCGAACAGTCTTCGGTTGGCCTGCTGGCGTTGATCCCGCAGGTGGCGGCGGCGGTGAAGATCCCGGCGATCGCCGCCGGCGGCATCATGGACGGGCGCGGCATCGCGGCCGCAATGCTGCTCGGCGCGCAGGCGGCGCAGCTGGGCACCGCCTTCCTCTGCAGCCCGGAATCGGGCATCGCCGAAGCGTGGCGCACGGCGTTACGCACCGCCGGCGATGACAGCACGCGCCTGACGCGGACGTTCAGCGGCCGGCCGGCGCGCGGCATCGTCAACGAGTTTATGGAGCGGATGCGTCCTTTCGAACAGCAAATCCTGCCTTACCCGGTGCAAAATGCCCTGACCGGCGACATTCGCCAGGCGGCGGCAAAAGCGGGGCGAGCGGAGTTTATGTCGTTATGGGCCGGGCAGGGCGTGGCGCTGGGGCGGCCGATGCCGGCGGCGCAGCTGGTGGCCCTGCTTGCGGAAGAGCTTGCGGCGACCCGCGGCTGA